The nucleotide sequence CCCTGGTGAAAACATTTTCCGGCGGACCTGCGGGAGTACAGGCGCTGGGGCATACCTTGAACATTCCGGCGGATACCCTGGAAGACGAAGTGGAACCGTTCTTATTACGTTGCGGATTTATCCAGCGTTCCCCCCGAGGTCGTATTGTCACCATGGCCGCGATGGAGCATTTAAACCTGAACCCTCCTGCGGGTGGCAGTCTCTTCAGATAGTATCTGAATTACATACTCTTATTTTACAAAGAAGAACCATGAGTCATTCCGTTTCGTATGATTATGATATCGTTGTCGTTGGTGCAGGGCACGCCGGCTGTGAAGCTGCTCTGGCTTCTGCAAGGCTGGGGGCCAAAACAGCGCTTTTAACGATGAACTGCGATACGGTCGGACAGATGAGCTGTAACCCTGCGATTGGTGGAGTGGCGAAAGGCCAGATCGTTCGTGAAATCGATGCCCTGGGTGGTGAAATGGGGCGCGTGATCGACGAGACCGGAATTCAGTTCCGGATGCTCAATCTCTCCAAAGGTCCCGCCATGCACAGCCCCCGGGCACAGGCGGACAAAAAAGCGTATCAGTTCTGCATGAAGTGGAAGGTAGAGCAACAGGACAACCTGGCTTTGCGGCAGGAAATCGTGAAAAGTCTGATCGTCGAAAATGATCAGATTTGCGGAGTGGAAGTGCACGGCGATGCGACCTATCGGGCGCGCGCCGTGATTCTGACAACGGGCACATTCCTGCAGGCAATCATGCATACGGGAGAAGCAAAGACCAAAGGGGGACGCGCTGGGGAAGGAACGACGGGAACCCTGTCCGACAGCCTGGCACAACTGGGCTTTGAACTACAGCGATTTAAAACGGGAACACCCGCACGTCTGAATGGACGCACAATTGATTTTTCTGTGCTGGAAGAACAGCCCGGAGATGAACGTCCCCAGCCATTTTCCTATATGACTGAGAAGCTGACTCAAGAGCAGATGCCCTGCTATCTGACCGAAACCAACGAGCACGTCCATCGAGTGATCAATGAGAATCTGCATCGGGCGCCCATGTATTCCGGACAGATCAACTCAACCGGGCCGCGCTATTGTCCTTCCATCGAAGATAAAGTGGTACGGTTCTCTGAACGTAATTCCCATCAGATTTTCCTGGAACCGGAAGGGCGTTATACGAACGAGTATTACTGCAACGGGATTTCAACCAGTCTGCCACGTGATGTGCAGGATGAGATGATCCATTCCATCCGGGGTCTGGAAAAAACGGAAATCATGCGTTACGGCTACGCGGTGGAATATGATTTTGCGACTCCGACACAGTTAAAACCCACGCTGGAAACCAAGCGGGTTGCCGGGCTCTATTTCGCCGGACAGTTGAACGGGACCACCGGTTATGAGGAAGCAGCCGGGCAGGGATTGCTGGCAGGATTGAATGCCGCATTAAAGATTGCTGGGAAAGAGGATCTCATTCTCGATCGTAACGAAGCCTATCTGGGAGTACTGATCGATGATCTGGTGACGAAAGGCGTTGATGAACCCTACAGGATGTTTACCTCACGAGCCGAGTTTCGTTTACTGCTCAGGCAGGATAATGCGGATCGGCGGATGACGCCCATTGGTCAGCGTATCGGTTCGGTCAGCCAGGAACGCTGGGAACAGTTTCAGGCATACGAAGCAGAAATCAGTCAAATTATGGAGTTCATTCGCGGTAACCGATATCAGGGCCAGACTCTGGAAGAATGGTTACGGCGGCAGGATACCGGCTGGGAAGATATCTGCGGATTTGCACCGGAATTAAAAGCGTTCCCACTCTCTGAACGGGCCATCGAGCAGACGTTGATCGAAGTTCAGTATGCAGGCTACATCAAACGCCAGACTGCTGAAATTGAGAAGCAGAAGAATGTGGAAACTCTGCACATTCCAGATCATATCGACTACCAGCTGGTTCCGAATCTGCGAAATGAAGCCAAGGAAAAACTGAGCCGCGTCAAGCCACGAAACATCGGGCAGGCAGGGAGAATCAGTGGGGTAACGCCGGCTGACCTGACAGTTTTAGTACTTTATTTAAACAGTTCCAG is from Gimesia maris and encodes:
- the mnmG gene encoding tRNA uridine-5-carboxymethylaminomethyl(34) synthesis enzyme MnmG yields the protein MSHSVSYDYDIVVVGAGHAGCEAALASARLGAKTALLTMNCDTVGQMSCNPAIGGVAKGQIVREIDALGGEMGRVIDETGIQFRMLNLSKGPAMHSPRAQADKKAYQFCMKWKVEQQDNLALRQEIVKSLIVENDQICGVEVHGDATYRARAVILTTGTFLQAIMHTGEAKTKGGRAGEGTTGTLSDSLAQLGFELQRFKTGTPARLNGRTIDFSVLEEQPGDERPQPFSYMTEKLTQEQMPCYLTETNEHVHRVINENLHRAPMYSGQINSTGPRYCPSIEDKVVRFSERNSHQIFLEPEGRYTNEYYCNGISTSLPRDVQDEMIHSIRGLEKTEIMRYGYAVEYDFATPTQLKPTLETKRVAGLYFAGQLNGTTGYEEAAGQGLLAGLNAALKIAGKEDLILDRNEAYLGVLIDDLVTKGVDEPYRMFTSRAEFRLLLRQDNADRRMTPIGQRIGSVSQERWEQFQAYEAEISQIMEFIRGNRYQGQTLEEWLRRQDTGWEDICGFAPELKAFPLSERAIEQTLIEVQYAGYIKRQTAEIEKQKNVETLHIPDHIDYQLVPNLRNEAKEKLSRVKPRNIGQAGRISGVTPADLTVLVLYLNSSSRLAT